In Pseudofrankia saprophytica, one genomic interval encodes:
- a CDS encoding metal-dependent hydrolase family protein: MTAPTVLRADRWLDIDAGEVRSPAVIVVEGNRISAINPAELPAGATEIDLGDVTLLPGLMDMELNLLIGGPETPTGLPLPMHGVQDDPAYRTLRATINARKTLLAGFTTVRNLGLMVKTGGYLLDVALQRAIDQGWVEGPRIIPAGHAVTPYGGHLDPTVFQRLAPGIMPLGVGEGIANGVDQVRYCVRYQIRHGAKVIKVSASGGVMSHSTGPGSQQYSDEELAAIVDEAHRADIRVAAHAVGDRAVRACVEAGIDCVEHGFLASDETLKLMAEAGTFLVSTTYLTDAMDVARAAPELQAKAAVVFPQARAMLPRAVAAGVRIACGTDAPAVPHGDNAKELAALVTRGMTPPQALRAATVTSAELVERDHELGRLRAGYLADVIAVPGDPTQDITVTQDVRFVMKDGRIHKGA; the protein is encoded by the coding sequence GTGACCGCGCCGACCGTCCTGCGGGCCGACCGGTGGCTGGACATCGATGCCGGCGAGGTCCGGTCGCCCGCGGTGATCGTGGTCGAGGGCAACCGGATCAGCGCGATCAACCCGGCCGAGCTCCCCGCCGGCGCGACGGAGATCGACCTCGGCGACGTGACGCTGCTGCCCGGGCTGATGGATATGGAGCTCAACCTCCTGATCGGCGGACCGGAGACCCCTACGGGCCTGCCGCTGCCGATGCACGGCGTCCAGGACGACCCTGCGTACCGAACGCTGCGCGCCACGATCAACGCCCGCAAGACCCTGCTGGCCGGATTCACGACCGTGCGCAACCTCGGCCTGATGGTCAAGACGGGCGGGTATCTGCTGGACGTCGCGCTGCAGCGCGCCATCGACCAGGGATGGGTGGAAGGCCCGCGGATCATCCCAGCGGGGCACGCGGTCACTCCTTACGGCGGCCACCTCGACCCGACGGTGTTCCAGCGTCTCGCACCGGGGATCATGCCGCTCGGTGTCGGCGAGGGGATCGCGAATGGCGTCGACCAGGTGCGTTACTGCGTGCGGTACCAGATCCGCCATGGCGCCAAGGTGATCAAGGTGTCCGCTTCGGGCGGAGTGATGTCACACAGCACCGGTCCCGGCTCCCAGCAGTACTCCGACGAGGAACTGGCCGCGATCGTCGACGAGGCGCACCGGGCCGACATCCGGGTAGCCGCCCACGCGGTGGGGGACCGGGCGGTGCGGGCCTGCGTCGAGGCCGGGATCGACTGCGTCGAGCACGGCTTCCTGGCCAGCGACGAGACGTTGAAGCTGATGGCGGAGGCCGGCACGTTCCTGGTGTCCACCACGTACCTGACCGACGCGATGGACGTCGCCAGAGCCGCGCCGGAGCTGCAGGCGAAGGCCGCCGTGGTGTTTCCCCAGGCCAGGGCCATGCTTCCCCGGGCCGTCGCCGCCGGAGTGAGGATCGCCTGCGGTACCGACGCCCCCGCCGTCCCGCACGGCGACAACGCCAAGGAGCTGGCCGCGCTGGTGACCCGCGGCATGACCCCGCCGCAGGCGCTGCGCGCGGCCACCGTCACGAGCGCGGAACTCGTCGAGCGTGACCACGAGCTCGGCCGGCTGCGGGCGGGCTACCTCGCCGACGTCATCGCCGTTCCCGGCGACCCGACCCAGGACATCACCGTCACCCAGGACGTCCGGTTCGTCATGAAGGACGGCCGCATCCACAAGGGCGCCTGA